CCCCCCCGTGCTCAGGACCGCGTCCGCCAGTTCCCGGACTTCCCCCCGGCATTCGGGGTGCACGACCACGTGCGCCTCGGGATGCTGAACCTTTAACTTGGTGATGTTTTCGCGGTTGATTTTCATGTGCGTCGGGCAGAAACCCGGCCACAAAAACAGATCCTTGCCCGTGACGTCGTGGACGTATCCGCCGAGGTAACGGTCGGGGATGAAAAGGATCTGCCGGTCGTTTAGGCTCTGGACGACGCGGACCGCGTTGGCGGAGGTGCAGCAGATGTCACTGGCGGCTTTGATAGACGCGCTGGAGTTGACGTAACAAACCACCACCGCGCGCGGATACTTCCGCTTAAACTCCCTGAGTTTTTCCTGAGTGATCATATCGGCCATAAAGCAACCCGCCGAGGGGTCCGGCAGCAAGACCTTTTTACCCGGGCAGAGGATCGCCGCCGTTTCAGCCATGAAGTGGACACCGCAAAAAATAATTACGTCCGCGCCGTTGCTTGCGGCACGCCGGCTTAACTCCAGACTGTCGCCGACAAAGTCGGCTATCTCCTGGACCTCCTCACGCTGGTAGTTGTGCGCGAGGATGACGGCGTTGCGTTCCGCCTTCAATTTCAAGATCTTTTCTTTAAGCTCCGGTGTTTTCATTTTCAGGGAAACATCCTTTCTTTAAAGCCTTGGCCTCCTCAAGCTTGGCTTGCTGGCGGCGCAGCATGTCGACGAGCGTCACCGACGAAAGAACACTCCAAAAAGCCTGGTTGGCTTCCTGCCACAGGTCCCGCGCTGCGCAGCAGTCGACCCGCAGGCACACTTGTTCGTTGTAAAGACAGTCCGTAAGGACTGTTTTGCCGTCGAGAATTTCTACTATTTCGCTCATAAGGATATCCGAGGCGTGCTTGCGCAACTGAAACCCCCCGCGGGCGCCGCGGACGCTCTGGACCATACCCGCCCCTTTGAGGGGCAGGATCAATTGTTCCAGGTATTGCTCCGAAATCAACTGCCGGCGCGACACATCCTTCAGGCTGACGGGTCCCGACGCGCTGTGCGCCGCGATGTCCATCAGCGCCCTGACACCGTAACGAATCCTCGTTGAAAGCTTCATCTTGATTTCCCCCTTTTTATACGGTGCGTGTGAGCACATAGTTTTGACCATTGAGTGAAAACAAACCCTGGTTTTAAAGTAATATGACTAATAATATCATAATAGTCATAATAGTAGCAAAATTATTTACTGAAAAAATCCGGCCGACAAGG
This window of the Bacillota bacterium genome carries:
- a CDS encoding Rrf2 family transcriptional regulator — encoded protein: MKLSTRIRYGVRALMDIAAHSASGPVSLKDVSRRQLISEQYLEQLILPLKGAGMVQSVRGARGGFQLRKHASDILMSEIVEILDGKTVLTDCLYNEQVCLRVDCCAARDLWQEANQAFWSVLSSVTLVDMLRRQQAKLEEAKALKKGCFPENENTGA
- the nadA gene encoding quinolinate synthase NadA — protein: MKTPELKEKILKLKAERNAVILAHNYQREEVQEIADFVGDSLELSRRAASNGADVIIFCGVHFMAETAAILCPGKKVLLPDPSAGCFMADMITQEKLREFKRKYPRAVVVCYVNSSASIKAASDICCTSANAVRVVQSLNDRQILFIPDRYLGGYVHDVTGKDLFLWPGFCPTHMKINRENITKLKVQHPEAHVVVHPECRGEVRELADAVLSTGGICRYAKENSFETLIVGTEMGILYRLRKENPHKTFIPASMRAVCPNMKRITLEKVLRCLQALEPEITVPEEIRSRAHRAVSRMLSVTGRRDVREETASGATPKAAMSLDASAGAARESGQKLL